From Lycium ferocissimum isolate CSIRO_LF1 chromosome 12, AGI_CSIRO_Lferr_CH_V1, whole genome shotgun sequence, one genomic window encodes:
- the LOC132039090 gene encoding spermidine hydroxycinnamoyl transferase-like, translating into DELPLLFVQLTKFQCGAIALSFAISHAMVDGQSALYFLSEWARLARGEPLMSDPFHDRKVLRAGEPATAPPTFEHLQFNPPPLLIGKSDSDFEKKIVTKGSMLKLTKNQVELLREKTNQGRNLEDNKERSYTRYEVVTSHVWRCACKARGHKFEQPTNLCICVNIRKRMQPPLPESYFGNAIVDVITTGVSGDIASRPLEYAARRVREAIEMVTSDYANSTINFLKNQEDLSKYQDIHAYRSTEGPFYGNPNLGVISWISLPLLGLDFGWGKEIHMSPGTHEYDGDCVILPGSEGDGSLTVAIILQDAHVEAFKKFFYEDIEC; encoded by the coding sequence GATGAACTCCCATTGTTGTTTGTGCAACTTACTAAGTTCCAGTGTGGTGCCATTGCTCTCAGTTTTGCAATCTCACATGCTATGGTTGATGGCCAAAGTGCTCTCTATTTTCTCTCCGAATGGGCTAGGCTTGCTCGCGGAGAGCCGTTGATGTCTGATCCTTTTCATGATCGGAAAGTTCTCCGAGCCGGCGAACCTGCCACCGCACCTCCAACTTTTGAGCATTTACAGTTTAATCCACCACCACTTTTAATTGGCAAGTCCGACAGTGATTTCGAGAAGAAAATTGTAACGAAAGGGTCTATGCTAAAACTTACTAAAAACCAAGTAGAATTGTTGAGAGAAAAAACGAACCAGGGAAGAAACTTAGAGGATAATAAAGAGCGTAGTTACACACGTTATGAAGTTGTGACTTCTCATGTATGGAGATGTGCATGCAAGGCAAGAGGTCATAAATTTGAGCAACCTACTAATTTATGCATTTGTGTTAACATACGCAAAAGAATGCAACCACCTTTGCCTGAATCCTACTTTGGCAATGCCATCGTTGATGTCATCACTACCGGAGTCTCGGGCGACATCGCCTCAAGGCCATTGGAGTATGCTGCTAGAAGGGTTAGGGAAGCCATTGAAATGGTGACAAGTGATTATGCAAACTCGAcgattaatttcttgaaaaatcaAGAGGATTTGTCGAAGTATCAAGATATTCATGCATATAGAAGCACAGAGGGTCCTTTCTATGGGAACCCTAATCTTGGAGTCATAAGCTGGATAAGTTTGCCACTGTTAGGGTTGGATTTTGGGTGGGGAAAAGAGATTCATATGAGTCCTGGAACTCATGAATATGATGGTGACTGTGTCATACTCCCAGGGAGTGAAGGGGATGGATCTTTGACTGTTGCAATCATTCTTCAAGATGCTCATGTGGAAGCTTTCAAGAAATTCTTCTATGAAGACATTGAGTGTTGA